A single genomic interval of Brevibacillus brevis harbors:
- a CDS encoding carbohydrate ABC transporter permease, producing MLRKITTAGMYGLAVLWLFPLLWAVWTSFRPRELATSWSFSTDFTLDNFAKVWDAAPFDQYYINTFLIVTGILVAQMITATLAAYAFAKLQFWGKDVLFVLFLIQLMVPADILIFPNYNVLRDLSLLDTKIGIMLPYFASAFGVFLLRQTFKTIPHELEEAARMEGCSWFQILWRVYVPLAKPTYIAFGLVSVSYHWNNFMWPLIITNSVENRPLTVGLAIFAQSFETGAQWAEVSAATVMVIFPLLLAFLLFQRQFINSFIHSGVK from the coding sequence ATGCTTCGCAAAATCACAACGGCTGGAATGTACGGCTTGGCCGTTCTCTGGTTGTTTCCTTTGCTCTGGGCGGTCTGGACTTCCTTTCGCCCGAGAGAGCTGGCGACTTCGTGGTCGTTCAGTACAGATTTTACACTCGATAACTTTGCGAAGGTGTGGGATGCAGCGCCCTTTGACCAGTACTACATCAACACTTTTTTGATCGTGACTGGTATTTTGGTGGCGCAAATGATTACGGCTACACTGGCTGCCTATGCCTTTGCGAAGCTGCAATTTTGGGGGAAGGATGTGCTGTTTGTCCTGTTCCTGATCCAGCTCATGGTCCCGGCAGATATCTTGATTTTCCCCAACTATAACGTCCTGCGTGACTTGTCTTTACTGGATACGAAAATCGGCATTATGCTGCCGTACTTCGCTTCAGCCTTCGGGGTCTTTCTATTGCGACAAACCTTCAAGACAATCCCGCACGAGCTGGAGGAGGCGGCACGGATGGAAGGCTGCTCCTGGTTCCAGATTTTGTGGCGAGTGTACGTTCCGTTAGCGAAGCCGACCTACATTGCGTTTGGTTTGGTCTCGGTCAGCTACCATTGGAACAACTTCATGTGGCCGCTGATTATTACGAATTCCGTGGAAAATCGCCCGTTGACAGTCGGTCTGGCGATTTTTGCCCAATCGTTTGAGACAGGGGCGCAGTGGGCCGAGGTAAGTGCAGCGACGGTCATGGTGATTTTCCCGTTGTTGCTGGCATTTTTGTTGTTCCAGCGGCAGTTTATCAACAGCTTCATCCACTCCGGCGTGAAATAA
- a CDS encoding sugar phosphate isomerase/epimerase family protein — protein MRDKSSFAVSTYALFDLSLRNAIFQLLQHDWKGIEIMCEENHADLLDWSWEQLKELKKLGDERGIAWSIHAPISGCNLAADTGPTRDQTMDTMKRCLEIASFLDCTHVVMHAGEVEDRLAEGERARGVENVSQALRVLTSELSAEGKTILTVENVPPYPKVLGWNVEDLVRICRHVNSSRVGIVYDVGHAHLIRPGYAIDALQEVLPYLSALHLSDNFGKLDDHLAIGDGTIPFESILSLLKDNGFAGHWVVETKQLGCAEVSVERLLRAGGE, from the coding sequence ATGAGAGACAAAAGCTCGTTTGCCGTATCCACTTATGCGTTATTTGATCTGTCCTTGCGCAATGCTATTTTTCAGCTTTTGCAGCATGATTGGAAGGGCATCGAGATTATGTGTGAAGAGAATCATGCCGACCTCTTGGACTGGTCCTGGGAGCAGTTGAAAGAGTTGAAGAAGCTGGGAGACGAGAGAGGGATTGCCTGGTCGATTCATGCACCGATTAGTGGCTGCAATCTGGCGGCGGATACAGGACCAACCCGGGATCAAACAATGGACACGATGAAACGCTGCCTGGAGATTGCCAGCTTTCTCGACTGCACCCACGTCGTGATGCATGCGGGGGAGGTAGAAGATCGACTCGCGGAAGGCGAGCGTGCCAGAGGTGTGGAAAATGTGAGTCAGGCACTCCGCGTGTTGACCTCCGAGCTGTCCGCAGAGGGTAAAACCATACTGACGGTCGAAAATGTTCCTCCTTATCCAAAAGTGCTGGGGTGGAACGTCGAGGATCTCGTGCGTATATGCCGTCATGTAAACTCATCTCGCGTGGGGATCGTGTACGACGTAGGCCATGCTCATTTGATTCGTCCGGGATATGCGATCGATGCATTGCAGGAGGTGCTTCCTTATTTATCCGCTCTTCACCTGAGTGATAACTTTGGCAAGCTGGACGATCATTTGGCAATAGGCGATGGAACGATCCCATTCGAATCGATCCTGTCTCTATTAAAAGACAACGGATTCGCGGGTCATTGGGTGGTAGAGACAAAGCAGCTTGGCTGCGCTGAGGTAAGTGTGGAACGGCTACTGAGGGCAGGAGGCGAATAA
- a CDS encoding nitric oxide synthase oxygenase, which yields MEPIQLMEAAEQFIRTCYRELDKTTDETEQRLQEVREMIHQQGYYEHTAEELRHGAKMAWRNSNRCIGRFFWESLLVIDERHVETEEEMAQAMLRHIEFATNDGKIRPTITVFAPAVAGRAPMRIWNDQLIRYAGYETEYGVLGDPISLSLTKLCESLGWQGKGTNYDVLPLVVQIGDRTPQFFEIPQELVLEVPIVHPDLPGFADMELQWYGVPIVSNMRMEIGGIDYLAAPFNGWYMGTEIGARNFADQERYNMLPKVAEVMGLDTSREATLWRDKALIELNVAVLHSFKEKGVSIVDHHTASQQFKRFEEREEKCGRPVTGDWTWLVPPISGTATHIFHSQYDNTIHTPNFFYQDKPELGKK from the coding sequence ATGGAACCAATTCAACTGATGGAAGCGGCAGAGCAATTTATCCGGACATGCTATCGTGAACTGGACAAGACAACGGACGAAACCGAGCAACGGCTGCAAGAAGTACGAGAGATGATTCACCAGCAGGGATACTATGAGCATACGGCCGAGGAGCTTCGTCACGGAGCGAAAATGGCCTGGCGCAATAGCAATCGATGTATTGGGCGATTCTTTTGGGAATCGTTACTTGTGATAGATGAGCGGCACGTCGAAACAGAAGAAGAGATGGCGCAGGCCATGCTCCGCCACATCGAATTTGCCACCAATGACGGTAAAATTCGCCCGACCATCACGGTTTTTGCACCTGCTGTGGCAGGCAGAGCTCCCATGCGCATCTGGAATGACCAACTGATTCGCTACGCGGGATACGAGACAGAGTACGGCGTACTGGGTGACCCGATTTCGCTTTCGTTGACGAAGCTATGTGAGAGCTTGGGATGGCAAGGGAAAGGCACAAACTACGACGTTTTACCGCTTGTCGTGCAGATTGGAGATCGGACGCCGCAGTTTTTTGAGATTCCTCAGGAGCTGGTCTTGGAGGTGCCGATCGTGCATCCCGATTTGCCGGGCTTTGCTGATATGGAATTGCAATGGTATGGGGTTCCTATTGTTTCGAATATGCGCATGGAGATTGGCGGTATCGACTATTTGGCCGCGCCTTTTAACGGCTGGTACATGGGAACGGAGATAGGCGCGCGCAATTTCGCTGACCAAGAACGATATAACATGCTGCCAAAGGTCGCAGAGGTCATGGGGCTTGATACGAGCAGGGAAGCGACACTGTGGAGAGACAAAGCGCTTATCGAGCTGAACGTAGCCGTCCTGCATTCCTTCAAGGAAAAAGGAGTATCGATAGTCGATCACCATACGGCGAGCCAGCAATTCAAGCGATTTGAGGAAAGAGAAGAGAAATGTGGTCGACCCGTTACTGGTGACTGGACATGGCTGGTTCCGCCGATCTCCGGAACAGCTACACACATTTTCCATAGTCAGTACGACAACACAATCCATACGCCGAATTTCTTTTACCAAGACAAGCCGGAGCTCGGCAAAAAATAA
- a CDS encoding RNA polymerase sigma factor, with the protein MDTKQIEELVDEIIQGADDRYAAIMKSYQTPIFHYCYHILGNRCEAEDATQEVFFKAYRNLKQYSPTMPFAAWLYKIAYHHCIDLIRKRKWTKMLPFLMQNKDSQSDIERHIENVYFSEDVFLAMQTLSVEERTLLLLRGVEEKTYEEISLIMNKNAASLRKKFERTASKFRSAYSPLGKGGSAHDESKQIAREY; encoded by the coding sequence GTGGACACGAAACAGATAGAAGAACTCGTGGATGAGATCATTCAGGGAGCAGATGACCGCTATGCTGCCATCATGAAAAGCTACCAAACCCCGATATTTCACTACTGCTATCACATCTTGGGGAATCGATGCGAAGCGGAGGATGCTACACAGGAGGTCTTCTTCAAGGCTTATCGCAACTTGAAACAATACAGTCCAACCATGCCGTTCGCAGCTTGGCTTTATAAAATAGCCTATCACCATTGCATCGATCTCATCAGAAAAAGGAAATGGACAAAGATGTTACCATTTTTGATGCAGAACAAAGACTCTCAATCTGACATCGAGCGGCATATTGAAAATGTTTATTTCAGTGAGGATGTATTTCTTGCGATGCAGACACTCTCGGTAGAGGAAAGAACGCTTCTCTTACTGCGAGGCGTGGAAGAAAAGACGTACGAGGAAATTTCCTTGATCATGAACAAAAACGCTGCGAGTCTGCGCAAAAAATTCGAGCGTACGGCATCGAAGTTCCGATCCGCTTATTCTCCTTTAGGGAAGGGAGGGTCAGCTCACGATGAGTCCAAACAAATCGCACGAGAGTATTAA
- a CDS encoding glycerol-3-phosphate responsive antiterminator: MDMHTILKTNPVIAATEQDRLGEAMASRACAILLMYGKLTKLMEEAETIRQSSKPIFLHTDLMNGLSNDKEAFRFLSTYIQPTGIVTTKGPMIRAAKKEGMLTIQRVFLIDSTSLTTTIKNVLENQPDAIEIMPGIAPSIISYIKEHLSQPIILGGLIWNMEQVNEALKGGADAVSLSKSEMWNHHMTV; this comes from the coding sequence ATGGACATGCATACGATTTTGAAAACGAATCCGGTTATTGCGGCGACCGAACAGGATCGCTTGGGAGAGGCGATGGCGTCCCGGGCATGCGCGATCCTTTTGATGTACGGAAAGCTGACCAAGCTGATGGAGGAAGCCGAGACCATCCGTCAGTCTAGCAAGCCGATCTTTTTGCACACAGACCTCATGAATGGCCTGTCCAATGACAAGGAGGCTTTTCGTTTCTTGTCGACCTATATCCAACCAACGGGCATTGTCACTACCAAAGGACCGATGATTCGCGCAGCCAAAAAGGAAGGGATGCTGACGATCCAGCGAGTCTTTTTGATCGATTCGACCTCCCTCACGACGACCATCAAAAACGTCTTGGAAAACCAGCCAGATGCGATTGAAATCATGCCGGGGATAGCGCCTTCTATTATTTCTTATATCAAGGAGCATTTGTCGCAGCCGATTATTTTGGGCGGGTTGATTTGGAATATGGAGCAGGTCAACGAAGCGTTGAAGGGTGGAGCAGATGCTGTTTCGTTGAGTAAGTCGGAGATGTGGAATCACCATATGACAGTTTAG